One Zerene cesonia ecotype Mississippi unplaced genomic scaffold, Zerene_cesonia_1.1 Zces_u005, whole genome shotgun sequence genomic window, TAGACAGAATCTGGAGCGCCTGGGACCGCGGGGTGAACGGGGGCGAAGGAGCCCTTAAATTTGAGGCATGGGTCAAGGGGCGTAGCGTGCTGTTGCGAGGCAATATTGAAGAGAAGAAAGTCTATTGTTTTAACGTGTATGACTTGAACGCTGATGGATATATAACAAGAGACGAAATGTTTATACTTCTGAAGTAAGTGTGGGTTTCgggatttattaatattatttgttatgtttgtttgtctgttttttCAGATAGAACGTAGAACTTTCGATTCGGCGAATCAATATTGacgattctttttattttaaagcgtTAAAAGAGATACCTATCGTATCGAAAACTCTAATTTAGGTCTTGTTCAACAATTTGAAGGATACAGGACAACATACAACATACAAGgatgcattcataatatatccattaatgctatagtaggCTCTTTGaactaacatttttaatgtggttttttaatttagcactacttaattatttaatactatgagGAATTCAATTGTAACAGCGCTTGTcccataaatgaattttttactttattaagcCGGAAATTATCACGAAgctatctatacttataatataagcagAATATTTCTTACATCCagtataactaatattattggTCCTCATAGAAATTCATTACTGAAGCAGCCAGGAGATGAAGACCCAGATGAGGGAGTAAGAGATCTGGTCGAATTGGTTCTACGTAAATTGGACATTGACAAAGATGGAAAAGTGTCTTTGGACGATTAcaggtaatattttaatctcttTGATCCGTTCTTTGATCAATAAACaacacgtttttattaagGAGTCGGGTTGTTTTTCAGTAAATCTTATCGTTTTCAGACAAGCAGTTCAACAGGAACCGTTATTATTGGAAGCCTTTGGCCAGTGCGTCCCTACACGCCGACACGCGGCTACGTTCCTTAAGACTTTAAGCACTAAGCAATgagattataaattcaataagcTAACTGTAATGAGTATATAGGTACAAGGTTATATTATGGCCTGGACGCTCATAGGAGGCCCATCAGAGCGAacgtatatgggctgatgatgatgatgataattacCTATATCGAAAAgtgaaaaattgttatttactaaccgtcccggcgaacttcgtaacgccatagaatattgttttgacatattttcccCATCGCTttcaccttttaaaccttccctaaACCTACACGGATATTTGAAGACAGAGATaagataaatccgttcagccgttctcaAGTTTTAGGGAGAAttacgaacagcaattgatttttgtgtataaGGAAGTGGTACTTCATTATTTAGCTATCACATAGCCTGGTCAGTCTCAAGAACCACTGGACtgatatgaaaaattctttcactgtaCGTTTCAAGTGAACCCTGGGTGCTATTAACTGCTAACCCCTATTAGTAACACGAGCGACGCCGGCTCGGAACCCTAGTATTAAGTAggaataatataagtgtaacagtgaaatttaaaagataaaataaaaaaaagtcatttttataaaacattatttatttgtacaagaCAGAAAACCTATCATACAATATCACAATTTGACTTAAATTAACGACAAAGTAACGACTCCATACCCACCAGCTACCAATTAAcactaaaacaaaagaaattaaatttccatGTTTAATGTAATGTCATTTTACCTATTCACTTTTAATGGAATaatctttgtttgttttttttttttgtaattgggTTATAacgttcgaaatttaaatcaacaaaGCAGAGattcaaaatgatttcaaTAGAATCTTCTAGGTACATAAATgccattattttacatattattggcttttattcttttttttagaattctTATCGAAAATAGTGAAAGAAATTAGAATGTGAAGACAAATAACGGGTAATGGTTTTACATGGATAAATTTAGAGAATAATTCACCACCTTACTAAGATTTTAAGAACTACAAGTAATGCAAGCCGTACAAACATTCACAATAGcatattgtattgttgtaaATGTTAAAGGCACCACTTCTGGTTAATTTCAGTATCCTTccttagatttatttaaatattggagggaaaagatttttttctgatataattttttatcaattaaattgtgtttgtgCTTCAGATATTCTCTCATATATAAACTTACACGAACCTTATATATTACGTATTCTTCAAATTCA contains:
- the LOC119838827 gene encoding EF-hand calcium-binding domain-containing protein 1-like, with protein sequence MTDKKQKQISMAASAIALKGVRMFLKAGRAAVDRGSPPTKRKTKPVVPVNKIPKQSLDVLLRVTRFNKNELEALFTMYRRLVTAAQAAAPPTIIGQPVPKIDGIDQSTFRDVMHNTFDLVTEEIVLDRIWSAWDRGVNGGEGALKFEAWVKGRSVLLRGNIEEKKVYCFNVYDLNADGYITRDEMFILLKNSLLKQPGDEDPDEGVRDLVELVLRKLDIDKDGKVSLDDYRQAVQQEPLLLEAFGQCVPTRRHAATFLKTLSTKQ